The DNA region CAAGTGTCGCTTCTTAAAAGAGAGCTGAAATAGGTAGCATACCTTTGTTTTTCATTTCATGATGTTGTATCTAATGGTAGGTAGGAAGTTAGTTTGTTTCAGTGTTCTAAATTCATAGTATATGTTtccatattaattaaatgaactcaGAAAACAGTCTGCATGCTTTTGTATTTGTGATTGTTATTTCTCCATCAATGTATGTTATCCCTTCCAAATTATGGAGTATGAAACTTACGTTGATTTCTTTAAGCCATGTATTCTATCCCTAGTTATTTGTTGTCTCACAACAAAGTGTTGTGCATGATCATCTTTTTTAATCTTTGTATAGAAATTGAACTTGTATTTGCAGGTTTTCTGATTAAAATAATCTGCTTCCTGTGAAAAAAGGAAGCTACAGAGTTTCCATGGCTCATTTTGCCATAGCCCACTGCAACATGAACTCTTTCCCAGCAACCAAAACCTTTGTTAGAAGTACTGGTTCATGTTCTGCAATCTGCCGCTACTCTCTTCCATTCCAAATTGACAGTTGTTCAAGAAAGATCCTTAGGTCCCGTAAAGTTAGGCAACAAAATCTATCAATTGTACGAGCTACTGCTGCCCCCATGAACCAAGAAGTTGAGAAAAGTTTGTTGTCTGGGTCCCTTCAAAGTGATCCATTCTCCAAATCCAAAAAGGTTATGATTATTGGTGGAGATGGTTATTGTGGTTGGGCAACTGCCCTGCACCTCTCAAATAAAGGTTATGAGGTTGCTATAGTTGATAATCTTGTCCGTCGCCTATTTGATCACCAGCTTGGTATTGACTCCCTTACACCGATATCTTCCATCCAGAATCGTATTCAACGTTGGAAATCAATCACAGGCAAAAACATCCAACTCTATATTGGTGATATATGTGAGTTTGAGTTCCTTGCTGAAGCTTTTAAAGCTTTTGAACCTGAATCTGTTGTTCATTTTGGTGAGCAAAGATCTGCACCTTATTCTATGATTGACCGGTCGAGAGCTGTGTATACACAACATAACAATGTGATTGGAACTCTTAATGTTCTCTTTGCTATCAAGGAATTTAGCCCGGAGTGTCATCTAGTAAAGCTTGGGACAATGGGAGAATATGGAACTCCTAATATCGATATTGAGGAAGGTTATATTACCATAACTCACAATGGAAGAACTGACACATTACCTTATCCCAAGCAAGCCAGCTCCTTTTACCATCTAAGCAAGGTGCATGATTCTCATAATATAGCTTTTACTTGCAAGGCTTGGGGGATCCAGGCTACAGATTTGAACCAAGGCGTTGTTTATGGAGTTCGAACGGATGAAACTGAGATGCACGAAGAGCTATACAACAGATTCGATTATGATGGGGTGTTCGGGACAGCACTGAATCGGTTTTGTGTACAAGCCGCAGTGGGACACCCTCTTACTGTATATGGCAAGGGTGGTCAGGTCAAATGACAATTCTATCATTGTAAGTCATATACAATTTTTTCTTGTGTAACTCCCATTTGAATATCACTTTGCAGACACGAGGATATCTGGATATCAGGGACACAGTACAGTGTGTTGAATTGGCGATTGCAAATCCAGCCAAGCAAGGTGAATTCCGAGTGTTTAACCAGTTCACTGAGCAATTCTCGGTCAACGATCTTGCCAACTTGGTCACAACTGTGGGAAAGAAGCTGGGACTGGATGTGCAGACAATGAATGTACCAAACCCTCGGGTGGAGGCAGAAGAACACTACTACAATGCCAAGCACACTAAGCTGATTGAGCTAGGCCTTCAGCCGCACTTGCTTTCTGATTCACTTTTGGATTCATTGCTAAACTTTGCCATTAAATATAAGGATCGAGTCGACACAACTCAGATAATGCCCACTGTTTCATGGAAGAAGATTGGAGTGAAACCACAGTCAGTTACATCAAGATAGTTGAGTTGGCTAAAGAAATCTAATGTAATATCAACACAGAATCTGTATTGCTGTGTGACATCATCCTTGCTTCTGGGAAAAACTAACCACAAGATCGATCGGTTTGTAGGCTTGTTGTAATTGTTTCTCCTAGTTGTCTTATGGCTTAGCATTATTCTTCCCAAAATAAATAGTGCTTGTTCGACACTGGACATTGCAAATTGTAATCAAGAAATTTGATAACTTGCAAAGACACTTGATAATTTGTTTGTTGAATCAAAGAGAATTTGATTGAATTATAAAACAACACAGAAATTAAAGTCTTTGCATTCTGTTTCACCAAGGCAAATCAAGTTGACAAAAAACGACTAGGCTTACCCCTAGTGCTTCCATTAATTCGTCCCAAGATTAACATAGAGGAGGTAAATTATGGATGATTGTTAGCCATTGGAATAGTAACTGACATATAAGGTAGACATTGTCTCGGCTATACCAAGATTAAAATCCAGACCTCATGATGGCAACACCTCATACATTAACCACTAGATCATCCCGAGAGGACTTCACCAAGGCATATCAAGATTTGGAAGATAGTAGTTGTAAATAATAGATCAACAATAAATACATGGAAGATTATGCAGAGTTTGGGGGTGTGACTCACATGATAGATTATGCATGTGAGAAGCCTGGGGTTCGATAATACGCATCTCCAACTTTGGAGGTCTGACTCATATGGTAGACTGCGCATGTGAGAGGCCTGGAGTTCGATTACACGTATCTCCAACTTTAATTTGTAAAGACTCACATGGTAGACTGCACATGTGAGAGGCCTGGGATTCGATAACACGTATCTCCAACTTTAGGGGACTGACTCATATGGTAGACTACGCATGTGAGAGGCCTAGAGTTCGATAACACATATCTCCAACTTTAATTTGTTAAATAACataatttatacatatatataaaaatagaaaatttagataTAAATGTTAGGGGATGTAGCTCGTATGATAGAGTGTTTGTTTTGCATGTGTGAGGCACGGGGTTTGATTCCCCGCATCTCCAAcctataaattaaataatataaattatacatatataattaaattttacataAAAGCGTCAGGGGATGTAGCTCATATGGTAGAGCGCTCGCTTTGCATGCGAGAGGCACGGGGTTCGATTCCCCGCATCTccaattttaatttgtaaattatataacataatttatatatatatatttataattataaaaataaaatcgtTAGGGGATGTAGCTCATATGGTAGAGCGCTCGCTTTGCATGCGAGAGGCACGGGGTTCGATTCCCCGCATCTccaattttaatttgtaaattatataacataatttatatatatatatttataattataaaaataaaatcgtTAGGGGATGTAGCTCATATGGTAGAGCGCTCGCTTCGCATGCGAGAGGCACGGGGTTCGATTCCCCGCATCTccaattttaatttgtaaattatataatataatatttatatatatatatataaggataaAATTGTTAGGGGATGTAGCTCATATGGTAGAGCGCTCGCTTCGCATGCGAGAGGCACGGGGTTCGATTCCCCGCGTctccaattttaattttaaaattaaaattaaataacataatatatacatatatattaattaatttataaattttacatgcAACAGGGATTGTAGCTTATCTGGTAGAACATTTGTTTTGCATATGAGAGACACGGAGTTCGATTCTGCGCATCTCCACTCCAATCTTTTATTAAAAGCTTGCTGCATAATTTTTTTTCCACTTATCCCAACCATTTTTTTATTGTCTTTTTTTCACAAAGATGGAACGACTCGTGTAAAAATTAAATGTATTCATAACAATGATTTTTCTATATCTATTTTTTACAAAagtttctttatttctaaatttattgagaaaaaaataaaaaataataataatctaatacTACCTGGTATTATACCCTGCTCCCTATCTAGGAAGATTGTTCAATTAAAGTTGAATAAGTGTTCCTGATTCATTCCCTTCCAATATGTGAGGACACCTTAAGATTTGAAGACTTCACATTTGACCATCCAATTGTATATCTTTTCACCTGTTCGGATCCCTTCTTtatttcctcctttcttttattgGTGGTGGCATGATGTCTTCTAGACCGAAGATCAATAAATGTCACTTAGGGGTTACGTTGTTGGCTACTCCCCCAACAATGAAATTAGTGAAGAGATAAAATGGGAGAGGAAGGAGCTCAAGATAGGTAGAAGTAGTCATTGTAAGAGCACTCATATCAATTTTCCTATCTAAAatacaacaataataaataattgtaattaaaaattcaaatcaaaattttaaattttaaaacatcctAATTTAATTGGATTAAAAATAGTTTCATAAACTCCACCCTATCAAAGGTCACGCGCAACTTAACAAGTCGAGTGAGCCTGATCCGTTTGGAGACGATCCGTTCTTTGACTACCACGTCCGATCCGTAAAGAAAATCGCATCCCGTTAGTTTTTTTAGTAATAACGCACAAATCGCTCTACAACAACCCAATCGATGACGCAACAGGCAATAAATGTGCCACAGTCTTCTTGGAAGAATGCCATTCTTTTGAGAGGACTTGTCAGACCCGTTAAGGCCCTCGAGAACTCTTTAGGCTCAGGGCCTCTTCTACGTCCTTTGCCTGCTCTCCTTTCTCCAAGGCTCATTAACGTGCTGTTCTCGCAGGGCAGGCCCTACGGATCGgaggtaaaataataataataataataataataaaaaatgaagAAAACACGATCGAAAATTTGAGTAGATAGTTTGTCATGCTAAGCAACAAGAACTCTTCCTTTTACCAAGACATTACTGCAAAAGAACACCAAAAGATTGAATGGTTTCTCTATCTGTTGTGGAGGGGATTCGACCCCGTGCGCACCTTCCTCTTCTCCTCGCCCAGAGCTCCAGCCCTGCTCTGCTGctcgtggtggtggtggtggtggtctgCCCCTGGGCGTAGTACTCCATTTTGATGCTCACTGAGTCTTCCAAAGTCGCGAGCACAAGCGCCGCAGAGCAGCGACTGGAGCAGCGCCAGCAGCATTAGAGAGAAGGCGAGGGCCTTTCTCATGGCTCCAGCAGCAGCGGGACGTGTGAAAAGAAGGGTCGCGGGGAGGATATTTGATGTCGTCGTGCAGTGTGGCAAAACCTTGGAGTCTGCGATGCGTTTACTTCGGCCGAGTTGGTGGTTGACTTGCATTCGAGGAGGCGAGTCTGCCTGCGGCAATTAAACTCAACGTACTTGTTTCGTCTTTTCGGAATTCAGAGCCCGCTTtcgatttggatttggatttggattgggTTGTGTGTTCCGAATATAAGAGATTTCGTGGCACATGGATTTGCATTGAGATACAGCGGTCAAAGAAAATTGCCAAAACCGCCGCAAAAATTGGCACGGAGAAAACTATTCAAACAGAGCTGGGTTTAATCTAAGGGTAAGGGTAAATTTACATGCACTCCctattgataaatataattttacatgtaGTTTTTATCCATGAAAAATTTTTTTTTCACTCCCCAGTCAAAAATATTTATCTAATTGCTCATGATATTTTTagatacaaaaagtccaaaaattaatataaatccttttaaatttagtatattaaattagaatctagtatattttttattaaattgagtacgattcttttttcacctcaaaatatactcgattttagtttaatgtgctgaatttaatagaaaatatactcgatttttaatataaagtactgattttaagaagaattatattcATTTTCGAACTTTTTATACTCAATTtttgactttttgtacctaaaaaatatggattaatttcaatagaaaatatactcgatcctagtatagaatactagattatagtgtaaagtgctgaatttaacaggaattatacttatttttagactttttatacctaaaaaataaaagggataattttgatagaaaatatactcgatttataatataaagtactgactttaagaagaattatactcgttttcagactttttgtactcaattttagactttttgtacctaaaaaatctgaggggcaatttaggtatcaatatatgcatgagggagttgaaacaagtaatattttgcatgtagggagtggaaacaaagttttttaggatggggattgcatgcaaagttaTGATTATCATTGggaatttttctctaatttaccgttaATCTAACTGAactgaattttttaataaaaattataatataaaatatagatTAGTTCACTCGAAAATTAAAATaactaatttgatatttttcattatcatattttttaaaaattaaaattttaaattaactggattaatttttttaattgatcgaTTAATCTGATTAAATCTATTTTTGACCTTTTAGCTGGGCGACTGTCATGTCCTATAAAATCAATATGGAGTAGcccattaaaataattaaattttaaaataattttaattaagtttttaaattttaattaaattattttaaaactaattaaaacttaaatttaaaaaaaactaattaaaaacttttaaaaaatctaaaattaattaatacttaaattaaaactttaacttaaaaattattaaaattcaaacttaaaataaaCTTACCTTAAACTAAAACTATTAACTTGACAAACTATTActtaaaaatttaagtaaaattatcaattaaaactTAGAAACcattacttaaaatttttaaaatttattaaagctaAAAATTAACAAAACTTAATTTAGACTAAatctaactttaaaaaaaatcgaTTTAGTCGACCGAACGAACGATTCGGTTGATCGAATATAGCATTTACTCTGACTTACAACCCGAATTGAATAAGTCGAACAATTATTTGTTCGGTCGACTCAATATTGATTCGGTCTATCGAAAATATAAGTTCATCGTCGAAAATTGAGTCATATTCAATTATTCGGTCGATCGAGCGTTGGTTCAGTCGACTAAAAACCTAAATTCAACATCATCTACTGTGCAAAAAATTTTGTCCTAATCAAtttatcggtcgatcgaaaaatCAGTTCGATCGACCAAAAACCAACCACTACATCTAATTGGTCGAAAACGCGGCATTTTTAAGGGATCGATCAACTGAACCAATTATCAGTGGACCGATCGAGGTCTATAAAACGAACACTCGGGCAGAAGCCGAGTCTCATCCAagcatcttcttcctttcttctctttcttcgcCTATTTCACCATCTACAACCTTTCTGCGTGACAACATATTTGGCTGATTCGATTAATTATAGACCATGTTTCAAGGATAGCTAGCTGAATTCCGTCAGGACATACCTAAACGAGTCGACACTTTGAAGGCACAGCAGGCTAAGatgtttgattattttttatctaTACACAATCCATCAACCTCAATATGATGTATTTGCTATTCAGACACTTTGACTATATAATTAGATTTTATACTTTCTAGTTATGAGAACTTTTTGGTTGTGACTTTTACTTTACATTTTAATTGATTTAGGCATGTGTTTTATAGAATAGTGTTCTTTATCTCTTaacacatttttaaaaaatattacttagcagttttttaaaattcttctttcaaaatttgttttcaaaatattttatcttttggaGTAGCCTAGGTTTTACCGTAGAATTGAATGTTCCTATAATTTTAGCAGCCAGCATTTCACAAAAACAGTAGGATACTTTGCTTATGTATTTTGAAACATAGAACAATGTAggatgcttaggacttagcctaagatttcaaaTGTTTATGTCAGtgtatcgctataaatctggactTTAAATAAATTACATTGATCAATTTAAGTAATCTAGCTAGTAACAAACTAGTTAGAATCAAATGCTCAAATTGATCAACCTGAATCACCAGCTACTATCTTGTAGTAGTCAGCTAGGTatgaaggttggacatttcatcataaggatatttttctagtttttaaaaaatcatgattAAACTTTTAGGTACTTGTCAATTTTAGGAGGAACTTCAAACttatttttccaaaatttatCCTTAtgcgatttttttttttagcaaattttcttttcaaaatttttaaatttattctttaattttacCTTTCAAAAATTtccaaacttattttttaaaattattttcgagTATTCTTTTTGACTTTATCTTTTTCAAATgtaacttttaaattttcaaaattatttttaaattattattttcaactttatcTTTTTCAAATTCTCTGTATCCAATTTACAAAATTTAtctcttttcaaatttatctttTTCATTTATCTCTATCATATTTTTTTCATAACTTTTAAATATATTACAAAAATTTATCTTGTactttcaaaaatttaaacttatctTAAAACTTTTTCTTGTTTTACAAACTTCAATTCAAAACTTATATTTCTTCAAAACCATCTGCTTGCAAAGCCTTTTTAAATCAATCCATATTTTTTGAACAAATGATCTTTCACAAACTTACTAAGATTGCAAAATCCCATATCTTTTAAAAGTTTCAAATTCAAACTTTTCAAGCTATTTTGTTTCTAAAAGTTCATTACTTGTTGTCAATGTTTCCCttattttttatgtatgtcaaagggaggagagatagtgaattcaagaGGAATTGTTTAACTCAGGAGGAGGGTTAAATTAAGAATGCTTGTTTACTTAATTTTgcatatattattaatttaactGTGAACCTTGATTgctaaatatcaaaaagggagaagtTATTGGTGCAGAGTGTGCCAGAattaaacctgagttttgatgttgtcaaaggttcaagttaagtcttgttatgatctaacaagttgactgagtgtgcagactATTTACTCAACCTGgagaaagtcttagcagatcgtgaaatctaggcagaaagtccaagtgggtcgcgAGTATCCAACACTTGCCAAGGaagctcgataggtctggaggactgtaGATcgaggaaaagtcctggtgagctgATCCAATGTTAAGCTGTAAAGtttaaacaggtctggaggactaaTGTTTGACAGGTATATTGAGATAAACAACTAGATGGAGCGACAGTGAGATCGTGTTCCGGAAAGGAGCAAACCCTaagtcactgatccaactgaagaaatcaggAAGATTTCCAAGCTGAGATCAAGACAATGTTACTGTCtgttactactcatgcatcttactatattactgtgctaacctttgttttgtagaaaaatattatttaactctattttatagggaaCTGCcttatcagtcgatcgaacatagGGATTGGTCAATCGAACAAGGCTAACTCGGACTAGTTCAAACCAAAGCAAAGCAGAGTCCGATCGAAacttgatcggtcgactaaaccagATGATCTGTTGATTGaaatttgatgatgtggcataaatCAGACTAAGCCAAAGCAGAGAAGGAAACCTggcagatcggtcgactgaacgatcATCACATTAAAGGCGTATTAATGAAGGATCTCGACGAACGAAGAAAGTGCACcgtttggtcgatcgaacaaggtTATCAATTGATCGAACCATTAAATATCATAAATGCTCGTAGATAGAATCTcagtgaagaaggaagggagcgtgttcagttgaccaaacccgaggatcggtcgaccgaacggtaaTGATGCTTATAAAAGAAGAGCTCAAGATCTAAGGCTGATCATCAGTTTTCCAGTTCACCTCTGTGCTAAATCCTTGTCCGTGCAACTGCTCTGCAAttcttcaagcaagctactactTCGATCAAGTGTTGACGATCTGCAACACTTCTTAAATTGTtcggtatattttttatttagcctgctttgtacttaatttcaagtaagatagtgggttgttactatcttacatatttcATTGTACGAATTGCTTCTTTTTTTAGATTTCGGAAAAAAAGggtttagtgaattgcccaactgTGCGATAAAGGATCGCGGGTCTTAAAGTAGGAGTTGGCctaggctctgaatcaagtaaccgaaactaattttttttttttttgatgcacTACTCGTGTCTTAAACGcttcaaaagaaaagtttttaaaaaacgaTATTCATCCCCTCCCTCTATCGCATCTTTCGATCCTTTAGTTTGCATAGACGAATCATCATAAGGGTTGTGCTGGGCTATACTAGGTTGTAGCCCAGCCCAGTTGCCTAGCCAACTCTGTTACCCAATCCATTTTCTTAATAatgttttaggtttttttttcccttcgttGCTTACTCTCCACGGCGTGCCGATGATAAAGGGTGACAACAAGCGAGCAACGACAACGATCTCCACAGCGAGTTGATGACGATGAATCTAGATCTAAGGTAGTTCTTCGATTCTCTCTAGACTATAGTTTTCTTCTGTTCTTAGTTGTTCTGTTAAGACTTAAAATCATGTATCAGTAGATCACCATTCACCTCTGCCCTCTTAGCCTCTCCCGCGGATGGACGGCTCTTGCGAAAAGAATAGTTAGTTGCCAATTGCCAAATTACGAAACTGCCAAAGGCCCGAACTAGTATCATTTTAATGATGGTTTTAAATTTCGATTGGCTGCTTTGCTTGTTGTTTTTCCAGACTAGAAATATAACTCAGAAAGCttcatattttcttttttttatacaAAAAAACTTCACCTTTTCTATTTGATGTCAGATTGCCTATCTTTTATTTTCATATGTTTGCTTCTATTCACTTTTGACTAATTAACTAATCAACTATTAATTCCTAGAACATATTATTAAAGAGCATGATTATTATAGAGTTTGTTTTACCAATTAAACCCTAAAACTCTACTCTCATTGTCGGGGTAATCTATTAAATGAATAAGAGACACTACACTTTTTTTTACTGTACTTGGTGGAGTTGTTAACAAGAAAAAACTAAATTGAAATTATTAGTATGCCTTATTGTCTACTTGAATTTTTGTTTCTTGCACTCATCTTTGTCTCTTGTATTGTAGATTTAAAATTATAAACATTGGTGTGATCTTAATTTGGCATCGAGATATTCTTACTTTAGATGTTAACCTCGATAAAGCAAGTTCTTTTAtctttttcattcatttttgTAATTTTGTTATTTTCTAGTATGAGTCGTAatcaattattattttaaagttgtTCTCTTGGTagattatgttatttttttatctCTATTACTTTAGGgttttatttatgtaaaaattGTAATTTATAATTTATCTCAAGATATGCGTATACAATTCATTGTACTTTGatttattatttgtttatttatatgattattattttattacttaTTTGGGGATATAActtgaattattttaaaatagaaCATCAATCTGTTGCAGAGAAAGGAAAGATAACCTCTTTTTTTTAAGAGGAGAGATTGTCAAACTAGTGAAAACACTTCAATTTCAATCATCCCTACAATGCAACTTCAATATAGTGAAAGTCTTCCAATTTCTAGTATCCAAATTCCTACTATTTCCTCTCCCATTAACGACCATTAGTCATATTCTATTTGTATTGAACGAGATCCAGGAAAAAGAAAGCAGATATGTGAATATAATGTTAATGTATGAGATGAGATAAGACGCTTGTATCTAAAGATGAGGCCTTATCAACCCGATATGTTAGAGTATATGGCTATAAAATTTGGAAGTCAAAATCgtcaatttcaaaaaaaattgttCTAGAAATTTTATTGGTTAGAATATTCACCTTCAACAAATAAGGCATATTGcttttattgttttctttttttgAATGATGTTATTTCGTCTAATATCTCGGCATTGGTCAATGAAAGATTTGACAATTATAAAAGGGTAAATCAAGAAAAAACATGTGCATTTCTTGCTCATattggttctacaagctcttgACCTCATACTATGTGTGAGAGAAGGGTTGAAAATTTGATGAAGTCCTCGCAACATATTGATAGTGTGATGCATGCCCAATCTTAAGAGGAAAAGGAGAAAAATCGTTTGCGTTTAAAGACGTCAATTATAACTGTTCGTTGGCTAGCACTTCGAGGTTATGCTTTTAAAGGTAACGATGAATCTCTATCTTCATCTAATCAtgaaaaaaattttgaattggtGAAGGCTTTTGCAAAAATAAGTACACAAATTGATAAAGTTATACTTGAGAATGCTCCAAAAATGCCCAATATATCGCTTcagaaatttaaaaagaaattttacatATTATGGCCAATAGAGTACGAAAGATGGTTTGTGAAGAAGTTGAAGATAAATGCTTATGTATTATTGTTGATGAAGCACGAGATATATCTAAATGAGAGCAAATGCCCATTATCTTGAGGTTTGTGAACAATCATGGGATTTTAACAAAAAGATTTTTGCCATCAAAAGTGTTAGTGACACTATCTCATTGAATCTGAAAAAAAAGATACTAAATGTTCTTGTTCATCATGAccttcatgttaaaaaaattagagactaaggatatgatggtgctagTAATATGCATGGCACATGAAATTAACTTCAGACATTATTTCTCAGAGATTGTCTATATGCATATTATATTTACTGTTTTGCCCATCTATTACAACTAACATTGGTTTCTGCACCTAAGGATGTCAGTATTATTTTGGAAttctttgttggatcgagaagcattagaggggggtgaatagcgctcgcggctatttcgttcgattcgtaaaactatcggagttaaaaacaCGCAGTggataaagaaacacaaacacagagacacgggggaatttacttcgttcggagcctagatcgactcctactcaaaggcccgcaaTTCttaatcgctttccgtgggcaacaactataagctcgaatagaattacaagtgaagtacaataatcaataagaaataattaaattataccgacgacaatatcaataactgaagattcggagctccgggtcgtcggggggtcgttgcagcacttcgggatcgtgtcgttagcagctagtcgcagaaggattgcttggagtgagttattgagagctgctggtcgagaccctcttataaagggtgttcaaggcgccttcatcaagctccaaggcgccttgaatccctaagttttatcccgAAAATTATTCTGCGATAAAGCTTTGACCGCTACCCTTTATCCatatcaaggcgccttcatcactgtccaaggcaccttaaaccacctgttcaaggcgccttgagcttccttcaaggcgcctccaaccattctggacaactggcttcggc from Zingiber officinale cultivar Zhangliang chromosome 4B, Zo_v1.1, whole genome shotgun sequence includes:
- the LOC121975354 gene encoding UDP-sulfoquinovose synthase, chloroplastic-like, which codes for MAHFAIAHCNMNSFPATKTFVRSTGSCSAICRYSLPFQIDSCSRKILRSRKVRQQNLSIVRATAAPMNQEVEKSLLSGSLQSDPFSKSKKVMIIGGDGYCGWATALHLSNKGYEVAIVDNLVRRLFDHQLGIDSLTPISSIQNRIQRWKSITGKNIQLYIGDICEFEFLAEAFKAFEPESVVHFGEQRSAPYSMIDRSRAVYTQHNNVIGTLNVLFAIKEFSPECHLVKLGTMGEYGTPNIDIEEGYITITHNGRTDTLPYPKQASSFYHLSKVHDSHNIAFTCKAWGIQATDLNQGVVYGVRTDETEMHEELYNRFDYDGVFGTALNRFCVQAAVGHPLTVYGKGGQTRGYLDIRDTVQCVELAIANPAKQGEFRVFNQFTEQFSVNDLANLVTTVGKKLGLDVQTMNVPNPRVEAEEHYYNAKHTKLIELGLQPHLLSDSLLDSLLNFAIKYKDRVDTTQIMPTVSWKKIGVKPQSVTSR